One Candidatus Marinimicrobia bacterium CG08_land_8_20_14_0_20_45_22 genomic region harbors:
- a CDS encoding arginine decarboxylase, pyruvoyl-dependent: MIPKYFFITKGQGRHKDYLQSFELALRNAGVQGCNLVTVSSILPPGAKKISRQKGTEMLKPGEITFTVLAKNSTNEPHRLLAASIGIAIPSGESNYGYISEHHSFGQTDEVAGDYAEDLAATMLATTRGIEFDPETAWDERKQLFRSSGMIIKTSNMTQSATGDKAGLWTTVIAAVVFIL, translated from the coding sequence ATGATACCTAAGTATTTTTTCATCACCAAAGGACAAGGAAGACATAAAGATTATCTTCAATCATTTGAATTAGCCCTAAGAAACGCGGGCGTTCAGGGATGCAATTTAGTGACGGTTTCCAGTATTCTGCCCCCGGGTGCCAAGAAAATTTCCCGACAAAAAGGTACCGAAATGCTCAAACCCGGCGAAATCACGTTCACCGTCCTTGCAAAAAATTCTACCAACGAACCTCACCGACTCCTCGCGGCTTCCATCGGAATCGCTATTCCATCCGGCGAATCAAACTATGGCTATATCTCGGAACATCATTCCTTCGGACAGACAGATGAAGTCGCCGGTGATTATGCCGAAGACCTCGCCGCCACAATGCTCGCTACGACGCGCGGCATTGAATTCGATCCCGAAACCGCATGGGACGAACGAAAACAACTCTTTCGCTCCAGCGGCATGATTATTAAAACGAGTAACATGACACAATCGGCGACGGGCGACAAAGCAGGTCTTTGGACAACAGTCATCGCCGCCGTCGTTTTTATTCTGTAA
- a CDS encoding hydroxyacid dehydrogenase, producing MEPIKIAFFDAKSYDIQSFDTVNSTFGFSFKYFNAHLSVDTAILAKDFDVVCIFVNDPLTKETLDLFKSFGVKLIALRSAGYNNVDLHAAYKNLHVVRVPAYSPFAVAEHTVALMLALNRKIHRAYNRIHDNNFTISGLMGFDMHGKNAGIIGTGKIGKVLTRILTGFGMNILAYDPFPDIEFATANNVAYVDLQTLYRESDVISLNCPLNKETFHMINKEAIAEMKSGIMLINTGRGHLIDTQALIDGLKSQKIGSAGLDVYEEESKYFFEDFSNQILSDDTLARLLTFNNVLITSHQGFFTQEALKNIAETTCQNIKDFFDDKPLINEICYQCTESICLKEKTGRCF from the coding sequence ATGGAACCTATCAAAATCGCATTTTTTGACGCAAAATCTTACGACATCCAATCGTTCGACACCGTCAATTCAACATTTGGTTTTTCATTTAAATATTTTAACGCGCACCTTTCGGTCGACACGGCGATTCTCGCTAAAGATTTCGACGTCGTCTGTATTTTCGTCAACGATCCGCTCACGAAAGAAACCCTCGACCTGTTCAAATCGTTTGGCGTAAAGTTGATCGCGCTCAGAAGCGCCGGATACAACAATGTCGATCTCCACGCCGCATATAAAAATCTACACGTGGTTCGGGTTCCCGCTTACTCGCCGTTTGCCGTCGCTGAACATACCGTTGCACTCATGCTGGCGCTCAACCGGAAAATCCATCGCGCCTACAATAGGATCCACGACAATAACTTCACGATTTCCGGACTCATGGGCTTTGACATGCACGGAAAGAATGCCGGCATTATTGGAACAGGAAAAATTGGGAAAGTCCTCACCCGCATTCTCACCGGCTTCGGGATGAATATTCTCGCGTATGATCCCTTCCCAGACATTGAATTTGCAACGGCAAACAACGTCGCTTACGTCGATCTTCAGACGCTCTATCGCGAATCGGATGTCATTTCCTTGAATTGTCCATTGAACAAAGAGACTTTCCACATGATCAATAAAGAAGCCATCGCTGAGATGAAATCAGGAATCATGCTGATCAACACCGGACGCGGACATTTAATCGACACACAGGCGCTTATTGATGGACTGAAAAGCCAAAAAATCGGTTCTGCCGGGCTCGACGTTTACGAAGAAGAAAGCAAATATTTCTTTGAAGATTTTTCCAATCAGATTCTAAGCGACGACACGCTGGCGCGCTTGCTCACTTTTAACAACGTGCTCATCACCTCGCATCAAGGATTTTTTACGCAGGAAGCGCTGAAAAATATCGCCGAAACAACTTGCCAGAACATCAAAGATTTCTTCGATGATAAACCACTCATCAACGAAATATGCTATCAATGCACCGAAAGTATTTGCTTAAAGGAAAAAACCGGTAGGTGTTTTTAA
- the trpB gene encoding tryptophan synthase subunit beta has product MMIEKLPNENGYFGEYGGSFVPENLQSVLNEITAAYLKVKEDQSFQDELTDLYHHYVGRPSPVYFAQKLSGSIGGARIYLKREDLNHTGAHKINHCLGEALLAKRMGKRKLIAETGAGQHGVALATAAALTGLACDIYMGEVDIAKEHPNVVRMKILGARVIPVSEGRKTLKEAVDAAFLAYLQDPVKQFYAIGSVVGPHPFPMMVRDFQSIVGREAKEQFRELTGKLPDHLVACVGGGSNALGLFTAFLDDAEVKMYGVEPAGIGFKDGEHAATLMLGKPGILHGFKSYLLQNENGEAMPVYSVASGLDYPGVGPQHSYLKDIRRVQYHCATDREAIDAFYLLSREEGIIPALESAHAIAFARQLAREIDQKETILVNLSGRGDKDIDFVVEKYGIPA; this is encoded by the coding sequence ATGATGATTGAAAAGTTACCCAATGAGAACGGATATTTCGGAGAGTATGGCGGGAGTTTTGTTCCGGAAAATCTGCAAAGCGTTTTAAACGAAATTACCGCCGCTTATCTGAAAGTCAAAGAAGATCAGTCGTTTCAGGATGAACTGACTGATTTGTACCATCACTATGTTGGGCGCCCGAGTCCCGTTTATTTTGCCCAAAAATTGTCCGGTTCGATTGGCGGCGCGCGGATTTATTTAAAGAGAGAAGATTTAAATCATACCGGAGCGCACAAGATTAATCATTGCCTTGGCGAAGCGTTGTTGGCGAAGCGAATGGGCAAGAGGAAATTGATCGCCGAAACCGGAGCGGGTCAACACGGCGTCGCGTTGGCGACAGCGGCGGCGCTGACCGGATTGGCGTGTGATATTTACATGGGCGAAGTTGATATTGCCAAAGAGCATCCAAATGTCGTCCGAATGAAAATTCTTGGCGCGAGGGTTATTCCGGTTTCAGAAGGACGGAAAACGCTTAAAGAGGCGGTTGATGCCGCCTTTCTCGCTTATTTGCAAGATCCGGTTAAACAGTTTTACGCAATCGGCTCGGTGGTCGGACCGCATCCGTTTCCGATGATGGTTCGTGATTTTCAGAGTATTGTCGGTCGCGAAGCGAAGGAACAGTTCAGAGAATTGACGGGAAAGTTGCCGGATCATTTAGTGGCATGTGTCGGCGGAGGGTCGAATGCGTTAGGACTGTTTACGGCGTTTTTGGACGATGCCGAGGTCAAGATGTACGGCGTTGAACCAGCCGGGATTGGATTTAAAGATGGGGAACATGCGGCGACATTGATGCTTGGGAAACCCGGTATTTTGCATGGATTTAAGTCGTATCTTCTTCAAAATGAGAACGGCGAAGCGATGCCAGTTTATTCGGTTGCCAGCGGGTTGGATTATCCGGGCGTCGGTCCTCAGCACAGCTATTTGAAAGACATTCGGCGCGTTCAATATCACTGCGCCACAGATCGAGAAGCGATCGACGCTTTTTATTTGTTATCGCGAGAAGAAGGAATCATTCCGGCGTTGGAAAGTGCGCACGCTATTGCATTTGCTCGACAACTCGCCAGAGAAATTGATCAGAAGGAAACCATTCTTGTCAATCTATCCGGCAGAGGCGATAAGGATATCGATTTTGTCGTTGAGAAGTACGGTATTCCGGCGTAA